One window of the Triticum dicoccoides isolate Atlit2015 ecotype Zavitan chromosome 3B, WEW_v2.0, whole genome shotgun sequence genome contains the following:
- the LOC119278497 gene encoding nascent polypeptide-associated complex subunit alpha-like protein 1, giving the protein MTVAELLRAQLEEQRIEGDEPILEEEDDDDEDDDEDEDEKDDDRVEGGDAGGSSRQSRSEKKSRKAMEKLDMKAITGVSRVTIKKSKNVVYVLSKPDVFKSSQSDTYVMFGEIKVEDPSTELQTQAAEQFKAPGLSSVVSKGEPSVAAAQDDEEVDDTDVDKKDVELVMRQASVSRSRAVKALKAADGDIVSAIMELTN; this is encoded by the exons ATGACGGTCGCCGAGCTTCTCCGCGCCCAGCTCGAGGAGCAGAGGATCGAG GGAGATGAGCCTATCCTTGaggaggaggatgacgatgatgaagacgatgacgaggatgaggatgaaaaagatgacgatcgCGTTGAGG GTGGTGATGCTGGTGGAAGTTCTAGGCAGAGTAGGAGTGAGAAGAAGAGCAGAAAAGCCATGGAGAAGCTTGACATGAAGGCCATTACTGGTGTGAGCCGTGTAACTATCAAGAAGAGCAAGAAC GTTGTGTATGTCCTCTCCAAGCCAGACGTCTTCAAGAGCTCGCAGTCAGACACCTACGTCATGTTCGGGGAGATCAAGGTCGAGGacccgagcactgagctgcagacaCAAGCGGCGGAACAGTTCAAGGCACCAGGCCTGAGCAGTGTGGTCTCAAAGGGCGAGCCGTCCGTGGCAGCAGCCCAGGACGATGAGGAGGTCGACGACACTGATGTTGACAAGAAGGACGTCGAGCTCGTGATGAGGCAGGCCTCCGTGTCGAGATCCAGGGCCGTGAAGGCACTCAAGGCTGCGGATGGCGACATTGTCAGTGCTATCATGGAGTTGACTAACTAG